The following are from one region of the Mauremys mutica isolate MM-2020 ecotype Southern chromosome 22, ASM2049712v1, whole genome shotgun sequence genome:
- the LOC123354917 gene encoding zinc finger protein 271-like, with protein sequence ECGKSFNQSSALIRHQTIHMSKKPYECSECGKCFIYHSALILHQRIHTGERPYTCSACGKSFNWSSHFLTHQRIHTGEKPYTCAECGKSFNQNSDLIRHQRIHTGETPYTCSECGKSFSQNSDLVRHQRIHTGETPYTCSECWKSFSQHSDLIRHQRIHTGETPYTCSECGKSFSQNSDLIRHQRIHSGETPYTCSECGKSFSQNSDLIRHQRIHTGETPYTCSECGKSFNRSSSLITHQKIHTGEKPYTCSECRKSFNRSSILITHQRIHTGETPYTCTDCRKSFSRRSDLITHQRSHTGETPYTCSECGKSFSRPSNLITHQRIHTGETPYTCSECGKSFNHSSNFIRHQKIHTQEMPYTCSECRKSFNQSSTLIRHQKIHMRENCNKYLD encoded by the coding sequence gagtgcgggaaaagcttcaatcagagctctgcccttatcagacatcagacaatccacatgagtaagaaaccttatgaatgttctgagtgtgggaaatgcttcatttatCATTCAGccctcatcttacatcagagaatccacacaggagagaggccctacacatgctctgcgtgtgggaaaagctttaattgGAGCTCACACTTtcttacacatcagagaatccacacaggggagaagccctacacatgcgctgagtgcgggaaaagcttcaatcagaactcagaccttatcagacatcagagaatccacacaggggagacgccctacacatgctctgagtgcgggaaaagcttcagtcagaactCAGACCTtgtcagacatcagagaatccacacaggggaaactccctacacatgctctgagtgctggaaaagcttcagtcagcactcagaccttatcagacatcagagaatccacactggggagacgccctacacatgctctgagtgcgggaaaagcttcagtcagaactcagaccttatcagacatcagagaatccactctggggagacgccctacacatgctctgagtgcgggaaaagcttcagtcagaactcagaccttatcagacatcagagaatccacaccggggagacgccctacacatgctctgagtgcgggaaaagcttcaatcggagctcaagccttatcacacatcagaaaatccacacaggggagaagccctacacatgctctgagtgcaggaaaagcttcaatcggagctcaatccttatcacacatcagagaatccacacaggggagacaccctacacatgcaCTGACTGTAGGAAAAGTTTTAGTCGgcgctcagaccttattacacatcagagaagccacacaggggagacaccctacacatgctcagagtgcgggaaaagcttcagtcggccttcaaaccttattacacatcagagaatccacacaggggagacgccctacacatgctctgagtgcgggaaaagcttcaatcacagCTCAAActttattagacatcagaaaatccacacacaggagatgccctacacatgctctgagtgcaggaaaagcttcaatcagagctccacccttattagacatcagaaaatccacatgagagagaattgTAATAAATACCTTGACTAG